CGGCCGTCGCAGCCGACGGCGTGCCGGACAGTGTCGGGGTGAGCCCGACCACCAAGGCGGTCGACAGGGCGACGGCGGCGATGCGCATGCCGTGACGATAGATCATCGAGAAGGTCGGCTGGCCCATTCTCTGATCTTGTCGATCCGGGTCCGCAGGTCGTCGACGGAGGCGCTCACCGCCGCCGGCCCGCCGCACTCCTCCCGCAGCCGGTGATGGACGACGCCGTGCGGCTGGCCCGTGCGGTGGTGCCACGCGCCGACGAGACCGTTGAGCTCACGGCGCAGCAGCGCACGCATCTCGTGCGTGCTCGGCTCGTCGGGCTGCGCGGGCGCGTCCGGTGCCGCCGACGCAGCCGCCTCCGAGTCGTCCGTGCCGTCGGCGGCGTCCGCGTCCCGTCCGCGCTGAGCGCGTCTCGACCGGGCGTGCCGGAGCAGCTCCCGGACCTGGTCGGGCTCCAGCAGACCGGGGATCCCGAGGAAGTCCATCTCCTCCTCGGACCCGACCGCGACCTCACCCTCGTGGCCGAACTCACCGCCGTCGTACAGGACCCGGTCGAACGACGCCTCGCTCCCGAGCGCCTGGAACTCGAACGGCTCGAGGTCGGCGGTGGACTCGGTCGCCTGGGCAGCGGCGATCAGCTCGTCGTCGAGCGCGAGCGGGTCGTCCGTGTCGCCGCCGACCCGGCCGAGCACGTGGTCGCGCTCCACCTCGAGCTCCGCGGCGAGCCCGAGCACGCGCGGCACGCTCGGCACGAACACGGTCGCCGTCTCGCCGCGCTTGCGGGCACGCACGAAGCGCCCGACGGCCTGGGCGAAGAACAGCGGCGTCGACGTCGTGGTCGCGTACACGCCGACGGCCAGGCGAGGCACGTCGACGCCCTCGCTGACCATGCGTACGGCAACCATCCACCGCTCGTCGGACTCGGCGAACGCGCTGATCCGGGCACTCGCCTCCTTCTCGTCCGAGAGCACGACCGACGGGCCCGTGCCGGTGATCTCACGGAGGATCTTGGCGTAGGCGCGGGCGCTGTTCTGGTCGCTCGCGATCACCAGCCCCCCGGCGTCGGGCACGTGCCGACGGACCTCGGACAGCCGCTTGTCGGCAGCGGCGAGCACGGACGGGATCCAGGAGCCGGTCGGGTCGAGCGCCGTACGGAGGGCCTGTGCGGTGAGGTCCTTCGTCATCGGTTCGCCGAGCCTCGCGGCAACCTCGTCGCCAGCGCGCGTGCGCCAGTGGAGGTCGCCCGAGTAGGCCATGAAGAGCACTGGCCTGACGACCCCGTCGGAGAGCGCTTCTGCATAGCCGTACGAGTAGTCGGCGACGCTGCGGCCGATGCCGTCGTCGCCCGGGGCGTACGTCACGAACGGGATCGGGTTGGTGTCCGACCGGAACGGGGTGCCGGTCAGCGCAAGCCGCCGCGTGGCGGGCTCGAAGGCCTCGCTGACCGCGTCACCCCACGACAGGGCGTCGCCGGCGTGGTGGACCTCGTCGAGGATCACCAACGTGCGGAAGCGCTCGGTGCGAAGACGGTACGCGGTCGGGTTGGTCGCCACTCCGGCGTACGTGAGCGCGAAGCCTTTGTAGTCGGCCGCCATCGCACCGCTGCGTCCGCTGAAGGACGGGTCCAGCGGGATGCCGGCACGGGCGCCCGCCTCGGCCCACTGCGTCTTGAGGTGGTCGGTGGGTGCGACGACGATGATCCGCTCGACGACGCGGCGCTCGAGCAGCTGGGCGGCGACCGTCAGAGCGAAGGTCGTCTTGCCGGCGCCGGGCGTCGCCACCGCGAGGAAGTCACGTGGATTGCGCTCGGCGTAATGCGAGATCGCGTCGGCCTGCCACGCGCGAAGCTTCGGGGCGGTGCCCCATGCTGCACGATCTGGATAGGCCGGAGGGAGGTGTGCGGCCCCGGACATCAGCGGCGATACACCCGCCACAGCTTGCGCATGCGTTCGGTCTGACCGGCCGTGAAGTGGTGCATGCACCGGTCGTAGGAGTAGTCCATGAAGTTGTGGATCGGGTCCTCCCCCGGGCTCGGACAGGTGTCGCGTCCGCGCGGGCACTCGAAGCTCGGGATCCGCTCGCGGGGCGTGTCGGCGACCCGGTCACCCTTCTTGCCGCACCCGCCCTGGAACGTGTGGTAGAGCCCGAGCCAGTGCCCGATCTCGTGCACCGCGGTGTCGCCCTTGTTGTAGCGGCGGAACCCGCCGCCCGGCAGGGTCCCGCGGTGGATCACGACACCGTCCGTCGCGAGCTTGCTCGCGGGCCGCTGCGGGAAGGTCGCGTAGCCGAGGACCTGGAGGTCGCCCTGCACGGTCGGCGCACCGATGTAGAGGTTGAGGGTGCGCTTCTTGCCGCGGTGGAGCGCCTTGCGCATCTGCCGCGACTCCTTCGAGCCGAGACCGGCGTAGTACCACGCGCGGTTGACGGTGTAGCCGGTGCTCTTGAGCTTGAAGCGGATGCGCGTCGTGCGCGCCGGCCCCCACTGCTTGCCGGCGAACGCGCGGTTGACGATCTTGATCTGACGGCGGACCTTGGCGCGGCTGACGGTCTTGCTGCCGGCCGACGGCTTGATCACGTGGGCGTAGACGTTCACCGTGATGCGGCGCGGCGCGTCGCCTGCGTCGCCCTTGTCTCCTGAGCCCGTCCTGGCGGCGTCGAGCGCCGCCGCTCTCCGTGCGAAGTCACGCTCGTACGCCTCGATCGTCGCTGCGGACGGCTCGGGACCGCGCACGACTCCGTCGACGCCCTTGATCGCGCGGGCTGCGAGCGCTTCTGCGGGGTCGCAGTCGTCGGAAGCATGTGCTCGGGGCGTCGTGGCCCCGAGGCGCCCGTCTGAGTCGGCCGTCGCCGGCTGCCGAGCAGCAGCGGACGACGTGGCCGAGAAAAGCCCGGCCACCAGGAGAGCTGCGAGCAGCCCGACGCCGTACGCGCGAGTGTGCACCCGCCGGCGGCGGTCAGGCATCGTCACCGGAGTCGCCCGACTTCAGGGACTCCCAGATCTCCTTGCACTCCGGGCACACGGGGAACCGTTGCGGGTCGCGGCTGGGCACCCACACCTTCCCGCAGAGCGCCACGACCGGCGTGCCCTCGATCATCGCCTCGGTGAGCCTGTCCTTCGGGACGTAGTGCGAGAAGCGCTCGTGGTCGCCATCGTCGAGACGCGGCTGAGTGCGGACGTCGGATGACGTCTGGGCTCCGGGGCTGAAGGTCGTCGACACCCCGGCAGTCTATGCCAGGCGCGGGCTGCGCCCTAGTCGATCAGTTGTGCTGAGGGTCGTCGGGGAAGGTTGACAACATCGCGAGATCGCCGCCCTGACGCCGAAGGACCTGCCTCCAGAGCGCCTCGGGATTCGGTGAGAGAAGGTCGTCGTCGAAAGCGTCCACGACCACCCACGAGCCCTCGGCGATCTCGCCCTCGAGCTGCCCCGGGCTCCAGCCGGCGTAGCCGGCGAACACCCGGACCCCGCGGAGACCGGCATCCGCGGCGCGCGCGGGGAGGTCGAGGTCGACCAGTCCGACCCCGTCGTACATCTCCCGCCAGCCGACGGGCGGAGTGTCACCCGGGGCAAGGACGCCGACCGCGAGCGCGG
Above is a genomic segment from Mumia sp. Pv4-285 containing:
- a CDS encoding YqgE/AlgH family protein; this encodes MTEYEPAETPDELSPRHRSYRGRLLVATPLLGGGPFYRSVVVLLDHDGGGALGVIINQPLDAAVADILPEWSTVVSSPTAVFSGGPVSSDSALAVGVLAPGDTPPVGWREMYDGVGLVDLDLPARAADAGLRGVRVFAGYAGWSPGQLEGEIAEGSWVVVDAFDDDLLSPNPEALWRQVLRRQGGDLAMLSTFPDDPQHN
- a CDS encoding zinc metalloprotease is translated as MPDRRRRVHTRAYGVGLLAALLVAGLFSATSSAAARQPATADSDGRLGATTPRAHASDDCDPAEALAARAIKGVDGVVRGPEPSAATIEAYERDFARRAAALDAARTGSGDKGDAGDAPRRITVNVYAHVIKPSAGSKTVSRAKVRRQIKIVNRAFAGKQWGPARTTRIRFKLKSTGYTVNRAWYYAGLGSKESRQMRKALHRGKKRTLNLYIGAPTVQGDLQVLGYATFPQRPASKLATDGVVIHRGTLPGGGFRRYNKGDTAVHEIGHWLGLYHTFQGGCGKKGDRVADTPRERIPSFECPRGRDTCPSPGEDPIHNFMDYSYDRCMHHFTAGQTERMRKLWRVYRR
- a CDS encoding DEAD/DEAH box helicase, with translation MSGAAHLPPAYPDRAAWGTAPKLRAWQADAISHYAERNPRDFLAVATPGAGKTTFALTVAAQLLERRVVERIIVVAPTDHLKTQWAEAGARAGIPLDPSFSGRSGAMAADYKGFALTYAGVATNPTAYRLRTERFRTLVILDEVHHAGDALSWGDAVSEAFEPATRRLALTGTPFRSDTNPIPFVTYAPGDDGIGRSVADYSYGYAEALSDGVVRPVLFMAYSGDLHWRTRAGDEVAARLGEPMTKDLTAQALRTALDPTGSWIPSVLAAADKRLSEVRRHVPDAGGLVIASDQNSARAYAKILREITGTGPSVVLSDEKEASARISAFAESDERWMVAVRMVSEGVDVPRLAVGVYATTTSTPLFFAQAVGRFVRARKRGETATVFVPSVPRVLGLAAELEVERDHVLGRVGGDTDDPLALDDELIAAAQATESTADLEPFEFQALGSEASFDRVLYDGGEFGHEGEVAVGSEEEMDFLGIPGLLEPDQVRELLRHARSRRAQRGRDADAADGTDDSEAAASAAPDAPAQPDEPSTHEMRALLRRELNGLVGAWHHRTGQPHGVVHHRLREECGGPAAVSASVDDLRTRIDKIREWASRPSR
- a CDS encoding DUF3039 domain-containing protein, translated to MSTTFSPGAQTSSDVRTQPRLDDGDHERFSHYVPKDRLTEAMIEGTPVVALCGKVWVPSRDPQRFPVCPECKEIWESLKSGDSGDDA